The following is a genomic window from Arthrobacter sp. NicSoilB4.
GGGCAACCGCCACATCCAGCTGCTGGCCATCGGCGGCGCAATCGGCACCGGACTGTTCATGGGCTCCGGCAAAACCATCTCACTGGCCGGCCCATCCGTCATCTTCGTCTACATGATCATCGGCTTCATGCTGTTCTTCGTCATGCGGGCCATGGGCGAGATCCTGCTCTCCAACCTGAACTACAAGTCCTTCAGCGACTTCGCCGGCGATCTCCTGGGCCCCTGGGCGGGCTTCTTCACGGGCTGGTCCTACTGGTTCTTCTGGGTGGTGACCGGCGTGGCCGACATCGTCGCGATCGCCGGTTATGTGGACAAGCTCGCGCCCGGCACACCCCTCTGGATCCCGGCCCTGATCACTCCTGTTGTCCTGATCCTGCTGAACCTCCCCACCGTCAAGGCCTTTGGCGAAGCCGAATTCTGGTTCGCCATCATCAAGGTGGTGGCCATCCTGGCGCTGATCGGCACCGGCATCGTTATGATCGCCACGAACTTCACCTCCCCCAACGGCGCAGTGGCGAACCTGGCCAACATGTGGAACGACGGCGGCATGTTCCCGCACGGCATGTTCGGCTTCATCCTCGGCTTCCAGATCGCCATCTTCGCCTTCGCCGGCATCGAGCTCGTGGGCACCGCGGCAGCAGAAACCAAAGACCCCGAGAAGAACCTGCCGCGCGCCATCAACTCCATCCCCATCCGCGTCCTGCTGTTCTACGTGGGTGCCCTGGTGGTCATCATGGCGGTCAACCCGTGGCGCACCATCGATGCCGCCGGCAGCCCCTTCATCGGCATGTTCACCCTGGCCGGCCTCGGCATCGCCGCCGTGGTCATCAACCTGGTGGTCCTCACCTCCGCTGCCTCCAGCGCCAACTCAGGCATCTACTCCACCTCGCGCATGGTCTACGGCCTGGCCCAGGACGGCAACGCCCCGAAGGCCTTCGGCAAGCTGAGCATCCGCAAGGTTCCGCAAAACGCCCTGCTGTTTTCCTGCATCTTCCTGCTGGCCGGGCTGATCCTGCTCTACTCGGGCGACTCCGTGATCGGCGCGTTCACCGTGGTCACCTCGGTGGCCTCCGTGCTCACCATGTTCGTCTGGTCCATGATCCTGATCAGCTACATCGTGTTCCGCCGCCGCCGTCCCGAGCTGCACGCGGCTTCGAAGTTCAAGATGCCGGGCTCGGGCTTCATGCCGTACGTGGTGCTCGCCTTCTTCGGCTTCATGCTGGTAGCGCTTGGCCAGGCCGACGACACCCGGCTCGCCCTGCTGGTCGCGCCGCTCTGGTTCCTGATGCTGGGCGCGGCCTGGTACTTCAACCGCCAGACGCCGCTGCAGCAGGCCCGGATCGCGGAATGGAAAGCAGTCCGCGACGCCGCGTCAGTGCCCGCAGCAAGCTAGGCATCACCCGCCTTCGGGGCCGAAAGGCACCGGGCAAGGAGCTCCGGCCGGAACCACCGGCCGGAGCTCCGTTGCTTTAACACCGGCCTTT
Proteins encoded in this region:
- a CDS encoding amino acid permease, with product MSERTTTAVPNIAPESSPSSQGQEPHLARALGNRHIQLLAIGGAIGTGLFMGSGKTISLAGPSVIFVYMIIGFMLFFVMRAMGEILLSNLNYKSFSDFAGDLLGPWAGFFTGWSYWFFWVVTGVADIVAIAGYVDKLAPGTPLWIPALITPVVLILLNLPTVKAFGEAEFWFAIIKVVAILALIGTGIVMIATNFTSPNGAVANLANMWNDGGMFPHGMFGFILGFQIAIFAFAGIELVGTAAAETKDPEKNLPRAINSIPIRVLLFYVGALVVIMAVNPWRTIDAAGSPFIGMFTLAGLGIAAVVINLVVLTSAASSANSGIYSTSRMVYGLAQDGNAPKAFGKLSIRKVPQNALLFSCIFLLAGLILLYSGDSVIGAFTVVTSVASVLTMFVWSMILISYIVFRRRRPELHAASKFKMPGSGFMPYVVLAFFGFMLVALGQADDTRLALLVAPLWFLMLGAAWYFNRQTPLQQARIAEWKAVRDAASVPAAS